The following proteins are encoded in a genomic region of Methylibium petroleiphilum PM1:
- a CDS encoding YceH family protein, translating to MDSASDAGERRPARAALRVLSLIEQRVVAVLVEKQHTVSDSYPLSLNTLLLGCNQKTAREPVINATESEVLAAVDELKRLSLVIEVSGSRVARYEHNLQRVLGVPSQAAAILTLLMLRGPQTAAELRANTERLHRFADISSVEGFLDELALREPPLVVKLPRAPGSREARWAQLLGGPPEVSVAAPAGAAPEDLVTAGEIQALRANQHRLQAEVVMLRAQLHRLAAELGVDLS from the coding sequence ATGGATTCGGCCTCTGACGCCGGCGAGCGCCGGCCCGCGCGGGCAGCGCTGCGCGTGCTGTCGCTGATCGAGCAGCGCGTGGTGGCGGTGCTGGTCGAGAAGCAGCACACCGTGTCCGACAGCTACCCGCTGAGCCTGAACACGCTGCTGCTGGGCTGCAACCAGAAGACCGCGCGCGAGCCGGTGATCAACGCGACCGAGAGCGAGGTGCTCGCCGCGGTCGACGAACTCAAGCGCCTGAGCCTGGTGATCGAGGTCAGCGGCAGCCGCGTGGCCCGCTACGAGCACAACCTGCAGCGCGTGCTGGGCGTGCCCAGCCAGGCTGCGGCGATCCTCACGCTGCTGATGCTGCGCGGGCCGCAGACCGCGGCCGAGCTGCGGGCCAACACCGAGCGGCTGCACCGCTTTGCCGACATCTCCTCGGTCGAGGGCTTCCTCGACGAGCTGGCGCTGCGCGAGCCGCCGCTGGTGGTGAAGCTGCCGCGCGCACCGGGCTCGCGCGAGGCGCGCTGGGCGCAACTGCTGGGCGGCCCGCCCGAGGTGTCCGTCGCGGCGCCGGCCGGCGCCGCACCCGAGGATCTGGTGACGGCCGGCGAGATCCAGGCGCTGCGCGCCAACCAGCACCGCCTGCAGGCCGAGGTGGTGATGCTGCGCGCGCAACTGCACCGGCTGGCCGCCGAGCTCGGCGTCGACCTGTCCTAG
- a CDS encoding electron transfer flavoprotein-ubiquinone oxidoreductase, translating into MTPQALLDQHGPREAMDYDVVVVGAGPGGLATAIRLKQLAAERGQEVSVVVLEKGSEPGAHILSGAVMDPRAITELFPDWKERGAPLEQPVSGDDVLFLSETGATRTPDWLVPDCFHNQGNYVISLGAVTQWLAQQAEALGVEIFPGFAAAEVLYDEQGAVRGVATGNLGIGKDGEPTENFQLGMELRGKYTVFAEGARGHLGRQLIAKFRLDAGRDPQSYALGVKELWEIPAAQHRPGHVVHTAGWPMDSHTYGGGFLYHLADNKVTLGFVTGLDYQNPWLSPFEEMQRWKTHPAIRAVLAGGKRLGYGARAITAGGLLSLPKLVFAGGALVGCEAGTLNAARIKGSHAAIKTGMLCAEALAEALAAGRQHDELAAYPAAFEASWLHAELQRSKNFKQWFKKGNTVGALMTGIEQWLLPRLGVQRPPWTIHRTEADHARLKPADQCTPIAYPKPDGQLTFDRLSSVFISNTNHEEQQPAHLTLKDASVPVAVNLATYAGPESRYCPAGVYEFVKTEAGTDRLQINAQNCVHCKTCDIKDPTQNIVWVTPEGGGGPNYAGM; encoded by the coding sequence ATGACACCGCAAGCCCTCCTCGACCAGCACGGCCCGCGCGAGGCCATGGACTACGACGTGGTGGTGGTGGGCGCGGGACCCGGCGGCCTGGCCACGGCGATCCGCCTGAAGCAGCTCGCCGCCGAACGCGGCCAGGAGGTCTCCGTCGTCGTGCTCGAGAAGGGCTCCGAGCCCGGCGCCCACATCCTCTCGGGCGCCGTGATGGACCCGCGCGCGATCACCGAGCTTTTCCCCGACTGGAAGGAACGCGGCGCCCCGCTGGAGCAGCCGGTGAGCGGCGACGACGTGCTCTTCCTCTCCGAGACCGGCGCCACGCGCACCCCCGACTGGCTGGTGCCCGACTGCTTCCACAACCAGGGCAACTACGTCATCAGCCTGGGCGCCGTGACCCAGTGGCTGGCCCAGCAGGCCGAGGCCCTGGGCGTGGAGATCTTCCCCGGCTTCGCCGCCGCCGAAGTGCTGTACGACGAGCAGGGTGCGGTGCGCGGCGTCGCGACCGGCAACCTCGGCATCGGCAAGGACGGCGAACCGACCGAGAACTTCCAGCTCGGCATGGAGCTGCGCGGCAAGTACACCGTGTTCGCCGAAGGCGCCCGCGGGCACCTGGGCCGCCAGCTCATCGCGAAGTTCCGGCTCGACGCGGGCCGCGACCCGCAGAGCTATGCGCTGGGCGTCAAGGAGCTGTGGGAGATCCCCGCCGCACAGCACCGCCCCGGCCATGTGGTGCACACCGCCGGCTGGCCGATGGACTCGCACACCTATGGCGGCGGCTTTCTCTACCACCTGGCGGACAACAAGGTCACGCTCGGCTTCGTGACGGGGCTGGACTACCAGAACCCCTGGCTCAGCCCGTTCGAGGAGATGCAGCGCTGGAAGACCCACCCGGCCATCCGTGCGGTGCTCGCCGGTGGCAAGCGACTGGGCTACGGTGCGCGAGCCATCACCGCCGGCGGGCTGCTGAGCCTGCCCAAGCTGGTGTTCGCCGGCGGTGCGCTGGTGGGCTGCGAGGCCGGCACGCTGAATGCCGCGCGCATCAAGGGCAGCCATGCCGCGATCAAGACCGGCATGCTGTGCGCCGAGGCGCTGGCCGAGGCGCTGGCGGCCGGGCGCCAGCACGACGAACTCGCCGCCTACCCGGCGGCCTTCGAGGCGAGCTGGCTGCACGCCGAGCTGCAGCGCTCGAAGAACTTCAAGCAGTGGTTCAAGAAGGGCAACACCGTGGGCGCGCTGATGACCGGCATCGAGCAGTGGCTGCTGCCCAGGCTGGGCGTGCAGCGCCCGCCGTGGACGATCCACCGCACCGAGGCCGATCACGCGCGGCTCAAGCCGGCCGACCAGTGCACGCCGATCGCCTACCCCAAGCCCGACGGCCAGCTCACCTTCGACCGGCTGAGCTCGGTGTTCATCAGCAACACCAACCATGAAGAGCAGCAGCCGGCCCACCTGACGCTGAAGGACGCGAGCGTGCCGGTGGCTGTCAACCTGGCGACATACGCGGGTCCGGAGAGCCGCTACTGTCCGGCCGGCGTGTACGAGTTCGTGAAGACCGAGGCCGGCACCGACCGGCTGCAGATCAACGCGCAGAACTGCGTGCACTGCAAGACCTGCGATATCAAGGACCCGACGCAGAACATCGTCTGGGTCACCCCCGAGGGGGGCGGCGGGCCGAACTACGCAGGCATGTGA
- a CDS encoding serine hydrolase domain-containing protein — MTQHSLQQAADAVLDSTVGRAGGAPGVVAMATDARGNLYEGAAGSRELGSDRPMTVDTVMCLFSCTKALTGAMVMQLVEEGLVGLDDAASRYVPDIAAIQVYDGLDADGQPKTRPPRRAITLNDLMLHTAGFGYEFFSPEDLAYRQAKNIPTLIANTYEAIQSVLLFDPGERWNYGCNIDWLGKVVEAVRGKRLGEVMAERLFAPLGMNDTAFVITPSMMQRRASLHMRAADGKLTPVPDLVLPQPPEMDMGGHGLYGTVGDYMKFIRMLLNDGDGANGRVLRAEIVQRMSQNGLGALKSGGWVTTNPALSNSGEFFPGLSKSWAYTFMVNDEDTPTGRPAGSLMWAGLGNLYYWIDRKNRIGGFWGTQILPFQDVASYPGFVDFESAVYRTLRR; from the coding sequence ATGACGCAGCACTCCCTCCAGCAGGCCGCCGACGCGGTTCTCGACAGCACCGTCGGCCGCGCCGGTGGCGCACCCGGCGTCGTCGCGATGGCGACCGATGCGCGCGGCAACCTCTACGAGGGCGCCGCCGGCAGTCGCGAGCTCGGCAGCGACCGGCCCATGACGGTGGACACCGTGATGTGCCTGTTCTCCTGCACCAAGGCGCTCACCGGCGCGATGGTGATGCAGCTGGTGGAGGAAGGCCTCGTCGGCCTCGACGATGCGGCGTCGCGGTACGTGCCGGACATCGCCGCGATCCAGGTCTACGACGGCCTCGATGCCGACGGCCAGCCGAAGACGCGCCCGCCGCGCCGCGCCATCACGCTGAACGACCTGATGCTGCACACCGCCGGCTTCGGCTACGAGTTCTTCAGCCCCGAAGACCTGGCCTACCGTCAGGCGAAGAACATCCCGACCCTCATCGCCAACACCTACGAGGCCATCCAGTCGGTGCTGCTGTTCGATCCGGGCGAGCGCTGGAACTACGGCTGCAACATCGACTGGCTGGGCAAGGTGGTCGAGGCCGTGCGTGGCAAGCGGCTCGGCGAAGTGATGGCCGAGCGTTTGTTCGCACCGCTGGGCATGAACGACACCGCGTTCGTCATCACGCCCTCGATGATGCAGCGGCGCGCTTCGCTGCACATGCGCGCCGCCGACGGCAAGCTCACGCCGGTGCCCGACCTGGTGCTGCCGCAGCCGCCCGAGATGGACATGGGCGGCCACGGCCTGTACGGCACGGTCGGCGATTACATGAAGTTCATCCGCATGCTGCTCAACGACGGCGACGGCGCGAACGGCCGCGTGCTGCGCGCCGAGATCGTGCAGCGCATGTCGCAGAACGGGCTGGGCGCACTGAAGAGCGGCGGCTGGGTGACGACCAATCCCGCGCTGTCGAACTCCGGCGAGTTCTTCCCCGGCCTGTCGAAGTCCTGGGCCTACACCTTCATGGTCAACGACGAGGACACCCCCACCGGCCGACCGGCCGGGTCGCTGATGTGGGCCGGCCTCGGCAATCTCTACTACTGGATCGACCGCAAGAACCGCATCGGCGGGTTCTGGGGCACGCAGATCCTGCCCTTCCAGGACGTGGCGTCCTATCCGGGCTTCGTCGATTTCGAGAGCGCGGTCTACCGCACGCTGCGGCGCTAG
- a CDS encoding HupE/UreJ family protein yields the protein MTGAPMRRLRALLVGLSVLGVPLLASAHQASDAYLRAGVDAHGKLALQVDVALRDLDTVLELDANADGQLSWGEVRTREADIAGHVADRLRLDDGRCHLRALPGLALDRKADGVYALLHYASDCAAAGAPALDYGLFRDTDPTHRGLLVVLDAQGQPTGPLRSLTPGGTPLRLAPSAGASGAAVGVDPPAESAPAPGFFGEGLHHILIGADHVLFLICLLLPLVLGPDARHGGWRGRLWPLAGLITAFTVGHSVTLGLASLRVFSVPPSVIEPLIAVTIALTALDNIRPFLGRRRAVAAFAFGLIHGFGFAGPLIELQLAPWAMAGALLQFNLGVEVGQLLVVAVATLLLWPVRERGHTGAWLRSGSAFAGIVALVWLGERLFDVKLLPL from the coding sequence ATGACCGGCGCACCGATGCGCAGGCTGCGCGCGCTGCTGGTGGGGCTGTCGGTCCTGGGTGTGCCGCTGCTCGCCTCAGCCCACCAGGCCAGCGACGCCTACCTGCGCGCCGGCGTCGATGCGCACGGCAAGCTGGCACTGCAGGTCGACGTGGCGCTGCGCGACCTCGACACCGTGCTCGAGCTCGACGCCAACGCCGATGGCCAGCTGAGCTGGGGCGAGGTGCGAACGCGCGAGGCCGACATCGCCGGCCACGTGGCCGACCGGCTGCGCCTGGACGACGGACGCTGCCACCTGCGCGCGCTGCCGGGCCTGGCGCTGGACCGCAAGGCCGACGGCGTGTACGCGCTGCTGCACTACGCCAGCGACTGCGCGGCGGCCGGCGCACCCGCGCTGGACTATGGCCTGTTCCGCGACACCGACCCGACGCATCGCGGCCTGCTGGTCGTGCTCGACGCCCAGGGCCAACCGACCGGCCCGCTGCGCAGCTTGACGCCGGGCGGCACGCCGCTGCGGCTGGCTCCGAGCGCCGGCGCATCCGGGGCCGCGGTCGGCGTCGACCCGCCCGCCGAGTCGGCGCCCGCGCCGGGCTTCTTCGGCGAGGGGTTGCACCACATCCTGATCGGCGCGGACCACGTGCTGTTCCTGATCTGCCTGCTGCTGCCGCTGGTGCTCGGCCCCGATGCCCGGCACGGCGGCTGGCGCGGGCGCCTGTGGCCGCTGGCAGGCCTGATCACGGCCTTCACCGTCGGCCACTCGGTCACGCTGGGGCTCGCTTCGCTGCGCGTGTTCAGCGTGCCGCCGAGCGTGATCGAACCGCTGATCGCGGTGACCATCGCGCTGACCGCGCTCGACAACATCCGGCCCTTCCTCGGCAGGCGCCGGGCCGTCGCGGCGTTCGCCTTCGGGCTGATCCACGGCTTCGGCTTCGCCGGGCCGCTGATCGAGCTGCAGCTCGCGCCCTGGGCGATGGCGGGCGCATTGCTGCAGTTCAACCTGGGTGTCGAGGTCGGTCAGCTGCTCGTGGTCGCGGTCGCGACGCTGCTGCTGTGGCCGGTGCGAGAACGCGGCCATACCGGCGCCTGGCTGCGCAGCGGCTCGGCCTTCGCCGGCATCGTGGCGCTGGTGTGGCTGGGCGAACGGCTGTTCGACGTCAAGCTGCTGCCGCTGTAA
- a CDS encoding DUF4331 domain-containing protein, which yields MLDITPPRSSGALKLVVAACALSAAGSAALASSHREAPFITTAPKVDATDFYMFRSYETGRANYVTLIANYLPLQDAYGGPNYFKLDPNALYEIHIDNNGDAKEDLTFQFRFLNALKDVKLPVGNKMVSIPLTQAGAVSNVKDANLNVAETFTVGIVRGDRRSGSRASITNATGGSATFDKPVDNIGVKTLADYPAYAAQHVYSVNIPGCSAPGKVFVGQRKDPFAVNLGTVFDLVNAPASVITNPANLNAAPNTIDDKNVTTLALEIHKDCLTAGSDPVIGGWTTASLRQGQLLSGAPKAGYQTASLNAGPWVQVSRLGMPLVNEVVIGLKDKDRFNASKPQNDTQFLDYVTHPTLPALLGLVLADGNAAALAPTNLPRTDLATVFLTGIAGVNKPATVTPAEMLRLNTAIAPVPRAQQNRLGVAGEVLRVGGPQNLAQAVDLAGYPNGRRPNDDVVDISLVAVLGGLCVINGDGNALGLNGVPGVSSLSSQCKPSSVPLGATSAAVHDAVDQATVPLLSAFPYLATPIGGTSH from the coding sequence ATGCTCGACATCACCCCCCCGCGCAGCAGCGGCGCCCTGAAGCTCGTGGTCGCGGCCTGCGCACTGAGCGCCGCCGGCAGCGCCGCGCTGGCGTCCAGCCACCGCGAAGCCCCGTTCATCACCACCGCCCCGAAGGTCGACGCCACGGACTTCTACATGTTCCGCAGCTACGAGACCGGCCGCGCGAACTACGTGACCCTGATCGCCAACTACCTGCCGCTGCAGGACGCCTACGGCGGCCCCAACTACTTCAAGCTGGACCCGAACGCGCTGTACGAGATCCACATCGACAACAACGGCGACGCCAAGGAAGACCTGACCTTCCAGTTCCGCTTCCTGAACGCGCTGAAGGACGTCAAGCTGCCGGTGGGCAACAAGATGGTGTCGATCCCGCTGACGCAGGCCGGCGCCGTGTCCAACGTCAAGGACGCGAACCTCAACGTCGCCGAGACCTTCACCGTCGGCATCGTGCGCGGCGACCGCCGCTCCGGCAGCCGCGCCTCCATCACCAACGCCACCGGCGGCAGCGCCACCTTCGATAAGCCGGTCGACAACATCGGCGTCAAGACCCTCGCCGACTACCCCGCCTATGCCGCCCAGCACGTCTACAGCGTCAACATCCCCGGCTGCAGCGCGCCCGGCAAGGTGTTCGTCGGCCAGCGCAAGGACCCGTTCGCCGTCAACCTGGGCACGGTCTTCGACCTGGTCAATGCGCCGGCCAGCGTCATCACCAACCCGGCGAACCTCAATGCCGCGCCGAACACCATCGACGACAAGAACGTCACCACGCTGGCGCTCGAGATCCACAAGGACTGCCTGACCGCCGGCAGCGACCCGGTGATCGGCGGCTGGACCACCGCCAGCCTGCGCCAGGGCCAGCTGCTGTCGGGCGCACCGAAGGCCGGCTACCAGACCGCCTCGCTGAACGCCGGACCCTGGGTGCAGGTGTCGCGCCTGGGCATGCCGCTGGTCAACGAGGTGGTGATCGGGCTGAAGGACAAGGACCGGTTCAACGCCTCCAAGCCGCAGAACGACACGCAGTTCCTCGACTACGTGACCCACCCGACCTTGCCGGCGCTGCTGGGCCTGGTGCTGGCGGACGGCAATGCCGCCGCGCTGGCGCCGACCAACCTGCCGCGCACCGACCTGGCCACGGTGTTCCTGACCGGCATCGCCGGCGTGAACAAGCCCGCCACCGTCACGCCGGCCGAGATGCTGCGCCTGAACACGGCGATCGCACCGGTGCCGCGCGCGCAGCAGAACCGGCTCGGCGTCGCCGGCGAGGTGCTGCGCGTCGGCGGGCCGCAGAACCTGGCGCAGGCGGTCGACCTGGCCGGCTACCCCAACGGCCGGCGGCCGAACGACGACGTGGTCGACATCTCGCTCGTCGCGGTGCTGGGTGGCTTGTGCGTGATCAACGGCGACGGCAACGCGCTGGGCCTGAACGGCGTGCCGGGTGTCAGCAGCCTGAGCTCGCAGTGCAAGCCTTCGAGCGTGCCGCTGGGCGCCACCTCGGCGGCGGTGCACGATGCCGTCGACCAGGCCACGGTGCCGTTGCTGAGCGCCTTCCCCTACCTGGCGACGCCGATCGGCGGCACCAGCCACTGA
- a CDS encoding NADP-dependent oxidoreductase, whose translation MPQTSSTNRRFVLAERPAGMPTASTFRLETVDIPKPAEGQMLLRTLWLSLDPYMRIRLNEGYSYRPGVDLGGAMVGGTISRVEESRHPGYKAGDLVIAASGWQDYALSDGSDIDIKLDPSMAHPSWGLGVLGMPGFTAWHGLVNIGEPKAGETFVIAAATGAVGQIAGQLAKARGLRAVGIAGGADKCRYAVQELGFDACVDHRSADLPGDLKKACPDGIDIYFENVGGAVFDAVLPLFNLHSRMAICGLIAHYNGGGESGDRMPLLLTSLLKRLKTQGFIIYDHYAEHYEAFFREMSGLLAQGRIKVREDVIDTLEGAPQGLVSLLEGRNFGKVVVKVA comes from the coding sequence ATGCCACAGACCTCATCGACCAACCGCCGTTTCGTGTTGGCCGAACGCCCCGCCGGCATGCCGACCGCCAGCACCTTCCGCCTGGAGACCGTCGACATTCCCAAGCCGGCCGAGGGACAGATGCTGCTGCGCACGCTGTGGCTGTCGCTCGACCCGTACATGCGCATCCGCCTCAACGAGGGCTACTCCTACCGGCCCGGCGTCGACCTCGGCGGCGCGATGGTGGGCGGCACGATCTCGCGCGTCGAGGAAAGCCGCCATCCCGGCTACAAGGCCGGCGACCTGGTGATCGCCGCCAGCGGCTGGCAGGACTACGCGCTGTCGGACGGCTCGGACATAGACATCAAGCTCGACCCGTCGATGGCGCATCCGTCGTGGGGCCTGGGCGTGCTCGGCATGCCGGGTTTCACCGCCTGGCACGGCCTGGTCAACATCGGCGAGCCGAAGGCCGGCGAAACCTTCGTGATCGCCGCCGCCACCGGTGCGGTGGGCCAGATCGCCGGGCAGCTGGCCAAGGCGCGCGGCCTGCGTGCGGTGGGCATCGCCGGCGGCGCCGACAAGTGCCGCTATGCCGTCCAGGAACTGGGCTTCGACGCCTGCGTGGACCACCGCTCGGCCGATCTGCCCGGCGACTTGAAGAAGGCCTGCCCGGACGGCATCGACATCTACTTCGAGAACGTCGGCGGCGCGGTGTTCGACGCGGTGCTGCCGCTGTTCAACCTGCATTCGCGCATGGCGATCTGCGGCCTCATCGCGCACTACAACGGCGGTGGCGAATCGGGCGACCGCATGCCGCTGCTGCTGACCTCGCTGCTCAAGCGCCTGAAGACGCAGGGCTTCATCATCTACGACCACTACGCCGAGCACTACGAGGCCTTCTTCCGCGAGATGAGCGGCCTGCTCGCGCAGGGCCGCATCAAGGTGCGCGAGGACGTCATCGACACGCTGGAAGGCGCGCCGCAGGGGCTGGTCTCGCTGCTCGAGGGCAGGAACTTCGGCAAGGTGGTGGTGAAGGTCGCCTGA
- a CDS encoding tetratricopeptide repeat protein, with translation MSVGRACRRVPAWLGLLAVACSAQAAALRPASDDEIVETLPTLGTYVSEQRALRRQLSAQPRDAKAALALSRSLLERARHDGDARLAGQALGALRAWEADPAPPAEIRLQRATLRQYLHDFEGAAAELQALLAATPRQPQALLTLATVYRVQGRYADSDAACARLADAGQPLYAQACQAENQALRGENEAARRRLDALLAAPPGNPGWRAWIHTTLGELETRAGRPDAALAQFRAALQAQPDDAYARIALVDALIDTRAWAEAERLLGNDDSEAGLLRRAVVARALGSADAARLQGTVAARYAQAGLRPEAVAVHARERARFALDVEAAPTRALALARLNLKSQREAIDFVVMQRAATAAGDAAAQTEVVALARQIGLRDARLEPASAGNAQ, from the coding sequence ATGAGCGTCGGCCGCGCCTGCCGGCGCGTGCCGGCCTGGCTCGGGCTGCTGGCGGTGGCCTGTTCTGCGCAGGCCGCCGCGCTGCGGCCCGCCAGCGACGACGAGATCGTCGAGACCCTGCCGACGCTCGGCACCTACGTGAGCGAGCAGCGCGCGCTGCGGCGCCAGCTGTCGGCGCAACCGCGTGACGCGAAGGCCGCACTGGCACTGTCGCGCAGCCTGCTGGAGCGCGCCCGTCACGATGGCGATGCTCGGCTCGCGGGCCAGGCCCTCGGCGCGCTGCGCGCCTGGGAGGCCGATCCGGCGCCGCCCGCAGAGATCCGCCTGCAGCGCGCCACGCTGCGCCAGTACCTGCACGATTTCGAGGGCGCCGCCGCCGAACTGCAGGCCTTGCTCGCCGCCACGCCGCGCCAACCGCAGGCGCTGCTGACGCTGGCGACCGTCTACCGCGTGCAGGGCCGCTACGCCGATTCGGATGCCGCCTGCGCCCGCCTCGCCGACGCCGGCCAGCCGCTCTACGCCCAGGCCTGCCAGGCCGAGAACCAGGCCCTGCGCGGCGAGAACGAGGCCGCTCGGCGCCGGCTCGACGCCCTGCTCGCCGCGCCGCCCGGCAACCCCGGCTGGCGCGCGTGGATCCACACCACGCTCGGCGAACTGGAGACCCGCGCCGGGCGGCCGGACGCGGCGCTCGCGCAGTTCCGCGCCGCGCTGCAGGCGCAGCCCGACGATGCCTACGCGCGCATCGCGCTGGTCGACGCGCTGATCGACACACGGGCCTGGGCGGAAGCCGAGCGCCTGCTCGGCAACGACGACAGCGAGGCCGGGTTGCTGCGCCGGGCCGTGGTCGCCCGCGCCCTCGGCAGCGCCGATGCGGCCCGCCTGCAGGGCACGGTCGCCGCACGCTATGCGCAGGCCGGCCTGCGACCGGAGGCGGTCGCGGTCCATGCGCGCGAGCGGGCGCGCTTCGCTCTCGACGTCGAGGCGGCACCTACGCGCGCGCTGGCGCTGGCGCGCCTGAACCTGAAATCGCAGCGCGAGGCGATCGACTTCGTGGTGATGCAGCGCGCCGCCACGGCCGCCGGCGACGCGGCGGCGCAGACCGAGGTGGTGGCGCTGGCGCGGCAGATCGGCCTGCGCGATGCGCGGCTGGAGCCGGCATCCGCCGGGAACGCGCAATGA
- a CDS encoding DUF481 domain-containing protein: MPKISRTLALLLACGSAAASAQVTLKDDGEWRALLGAGLSASSGNTRATSLTIKGEAVRLTPEDKWAIYGDGLYAENEGETSGNQIRLGTRYDFNLTREVFAFGGLDAERDGIADLDLRTALSGGLGYKFVNTPEHTFNVFGGLQYARDRYSEPRPVDGADRVRYSALSALLGEESTHKLTDTVSAKQRFELYPSLKNDGEFRARFDADLAVAMTKALSLTVGIASRYDSEPGLGLKKTDTLLTTGISARFD, encoded by the coding sequence ATGCCCAAGATCTCCCGAACCCTCGCGCTGCTGCTGGCTTGCGGCAGCGCTGCGGCCTCCGCCCAGGTCACGCTCAAGGACGATGGCGAGTGGCGCGCGCTGCTCGGTGCCGGCCTCAGCGCCAGCAGCGGCAACACCCGCGCCACCAGCCTCACGATCAAGGGCGAGGCCGTGCGCCTGACGCCCGAGGACAAGTGGGCGATCTACGGCGACGGCCTGTACGCCGAGAACGAGGGCGAGACCTCGGGCAACCAGATCCGCCTGGGCACGCGCTACGACTTCAACCTCACGCGCGAGGTGTTCGCCTTCGGGGGTCTCGACGCCGAGCGCGACGGCATCGCCGATCTCGACCTGCGCACCGCCCTGAGCGGCGGCCTGGGCTACAAGTTCGTCAACACGCCCGAGCACACCTTCAACGTGTTCGGCGGTCTGCAGTACGCGCGCGATCGCTACAGCGAACCCCGCCCGGTGGACGGCGCCGACCGCGTGCGCTACAGCGCGCTGAGCGCGCTGCTCGGTGAGGAGTCCACTCACAAGCTCACCGACACCGTCTCGGCCAAGCAGCGCTTCGAGCTCTACCCGAGCCTGAAGAACGACGGCGAGTTCCGCGCCCGCTTCGACGCCGACCTGGCGGTGGCGATGACCAAGGCGCTGAGCCTCACGGTGGGCATTGCCTCGCGCTACGACAGCGAGCCCGGCCTCGGCCTGAAGAAGACCGACACCCTGCTCACCACGGGGATCAGCGCGCGTTTCGACTAG
- a CDS encoding SDR family oxidoreductase: protein MSHTIDLSGRVALVTGASSGLGAQFALTLAAAGAAVVLGGRRIERLKTLRAEIEGLGGDAHVVGVDVTDPDSIRSAVAHAETECGAIDILVNNSGVSTTQRIIDVTPEDYDYMMDTNTRGAFFVAQEVGKRMIARAKGAAPGTFTGGRIVNIASVGGLKVLGQIGVYCMSKAAVVHMTRAMALEWGRYGINVNALCPGYIDTEINHHHWGTEQGKKLVDMMPRKRVGQPKDLDTALLMLCANESHFINGAVLQADDGFGL from the coding sequence ATGAGCCATACCATCGACTTGTCCGGCCGCGTGGCCCTGGTGACGGGCGCCTCCAGCGGCCTGGGCGCGCAGTTCGCGCTGACGCTGGCCGCCGCCGGCGCGGCGGTGGTGCTGGGTGGCCGCCGCATCGAGCGGCTGAAGACCCTGAGGGCCGAGATCGAGGGCCTGGGCGGCGACGCCCACGTGGTCGGCGTCGACGTGACCGACCCCGACAGCATCCGCTCCGCGGTCGCCCACGCCGAGACCGAATGCGGCGCGATCGACATCCTCGTCAACAACTCCGGCGTCAGCACCACGCAGCGCATCATCGACGTGACGCCGGAGGACTACGACTACATGATGGACACCAACACGCGCGGTGCCTTCTTCGTGGCGCAGGAGGTCGGCAAGCGCATGATCGCGCGCGCCAAGGGTGCGGCGCCGGGCACCTTCACCGGCGGGCGCATCGTCAACATCGCGTCGGTAGGCGGGCTCAAGGTACTGGGGCAGATCGGCGTGTACTGCATGAGCAAGGCCGCGGTGGTGCACATGACGCGCGCGATGGCGCTCGAGTGGGGCCGCTACGGCATCAATGTGAACGCGCTGTGCCCCGGCTACATCGACACCGAGATCAACCACCACCACTGGGGCACCGAGCAGGGCAAGAAGCTGGTGGACATGATGCCGCGCAAGCGCGTCGGCCAGCCCAAGGACCTGGACACCGCGCTACTGATGCTGTGCGCCAACGAGAGCCATTTCATCAACGGCGCGGTGCTGCAGGCGGACGATGGATTCGGCCTCTGA